A section of the Serratia liquefaciens ATCC 27592 genome encodes:
- the pcp gene encoding pyroglutamyl-peptidase I — protein MERVLVTGIEPFDGDKVNPSWQVAQALAGERIAGAEVVVRQLACVLGVSNQQLIAAIEELRPKAVICLGLAGGRGEISVERVAINLIDARIPDNAGKQPIDIPVVEGGPVGYFSTLPVKAIVHHLHQAGIPAAVSHTAGTYNCNQLFYGLSHHIASQNLAIKGGFIHIPYSHELAVNHPGKPSLALAAMIEAVRSVVHTTLTVDEDLSLSGGALH, from the coding sequence ATGGAAAGGGTATTGGTGACCGGCATTGAGCCGTTTGACGGGGATAAGGTTAACCCTTCTTGGCAGGTAGCGCAGGCGCTGGCGGGAGAGCGGATCGCCGGCGCAGAAGTGGTGGTGCGTCAATTGGCCTGCGTGCTGGGGGTGTCCAACCAGCAGCTGATTGCCGCCATCGAAGAGCTGCGGCCCAAAGCCGTGATCTGCCTGGGGCTGGCCGGCGGGCGCGGCGAAATTTCCGTTGAACGGGTTGCCATCAATCTGATTGACGCCCGCATTCCCGATAACGCCGGAAAACAACCGATAGACATCCCGGTGGTGGAAGGGGGGCCGGTGGGCTATTTTTCCACGCTGCCGGTGAAGGCGATCGTGCATCATTTACATCAGGCAGGCATTCCGGCGGCGGTGTCGCACACGGCAGGCACTTATAATTGCAACCAGCTTTTCTACGGGCTGAGCCATCATATCGCCAGCCAAAATTTGGCGATCAAAGGTGGCTTTATCCACATCCCTTACAGTCATGAGCTGGCGGTGAATCATCCGGGAAAACCCAGCCTGGCGTTAGCCGCAATGATTGAGGCGGTACGCAGTGTTGTGCATACCACTCTGACGGTCGATGAGGATTTATCTCTCAGTGGCGGTGCGTTGCATTGA